Proteins encoded by one window of Ovis canadensis isolate MfBH-ARS-UI-01 breed Bighorn chromosome 14, ARS-UI_OviCan_v2, whole genome shotgun sequence:
- the VN1R1 gene encoding vomeronasal type-1 receptor 1 has translation MFSASLEKGTIFLIQTGIGLMGNISLFCLYNFTLLTGHNLRPIDPILMQLVIANATVLFSKGIPQTLAAFGWRYFLDDTGCKLVFYIHRVATGVSFSTICLFNGFQVIKLKPSIWRWMELRMRALRFIAFCCFLCWIVHILISSCILIIVKGPLNEKNFSMRNNYGYCSWYMIQGSVGSLYTVMYFSLDITSLGFMVWASSTIVLFLCRHKQRVQHIWSNRLSPRPPREARATRTVLILVSSFVTFYTIYIALTIWMTLVANRGQWMVNISVLLATCFPAFSPFVLIIKDTRISQFCFACRARKTLFANVIVVL, from the coding sequence ATGTTTTCTGCCAGCTTGGAAAAGGGGACTATATTCCTCATTCAGACAGGAATTGGCCTCATGGGAAATATCTCCCTCTTTTGTCTTTATAACTTCACTTTGCTCACTGGACATAATTTGAGGCCCATCGACCCAATCCTCATGCAACTGGTCATCGCCAATGCCACAGTTCTTTTCTCTAAAGGCATACCACAGACGCTGGCAGCTTTCGGATGGAGGTATTTCCTGGATGATACTGGATGTAAACTTGTCTTCTATATCCACAGAGTAGCCACGGGAGTTTCCTTTAGCACCATCTGCCTCTTCAATGGCTTCCAGGTCATTAAGCTCAAGCCCAGTATCTGGAGGTGGATGGAACTCCGAATGAGAGCTCTACGATTCATTGCcttctgctgtttcctctgctggATTGTGCATATCTTGATAAGTTCATGTATTCTTATCATAGTAAAGGGTCCACTGAATGAGAAGAACTTCAGTATGAGAAATAATTATGGATACTGTTCTTGGTACATGATACAGGGCTCTGTAGGCTCATTATACACAGTCATGTATTTCTCCCTTGATATTACGAGTTTAGGCTTTATGGTTTGGGCCAGTAGCACTATAGTTCTTTTCCTGTGCAGACACAAGCAGCGAGTCCAACACATTTGGAGCAACCGACTCTCCCCCAGACCTCCTCGTGAGGCCAGAGCCACACGCACTGTCCTGATCCTGGTAAGCTCCTTTGTTACATTCTATACAATCTACATTGCTTTGACAATTTGGATGACTCTAGTTGCAAACCGAGGGCAGTGGATGGTGAACATCTCTGTCCTTTTGGCCACATGTTTTCCAGCATTCAGCCCCTTTG